GGATGCCGCGCCCTCGGTCGATGTCGCCGCCTACGTGAAGCGCCCGGACGAAGTCCGCAACTACGGTTACGGCTCCGTCGCCGTGCCCGGCCTCGCGGCGGGCCTCGCGCTCGCGCACGAGAAATGGGGCCGCCTCAAATGGGCCGACGACGTCGCGCCGTCGATCGCGCTCGCGCGCCGCGGCTTCCTTGTGCTGCCCAAGACGCGCGACTTCTTCGCCGAACAGGAAAAAAAGCTCCGGCGCGGCGACGCCGAGATCGCGCGCCTCTATTTGCCGAACCGCGAACTGCCCGTCGTCGGCACGCGCCTCGCCAACGCCGACCTCGCGCACACGCTCGAACTCGTCGCCGCGCACGGTCGCGACGGCTTCTACCAGGGCCCGGTTGCCGCCGCGCTCGTCGCCGCCTCGCAGCGGGGCGGGGGCGCGATCACGCTCGACGACCTTGCGCACTACGAGGCGCGCATCAGTGAGCCGCTCGTGCTGGATTTCCACGGCTATCGTCTGCTCGCCGCGCCGCCGCCCGCGAGTGGCCCGGCGCTGTTTCTCACGATCATGAAGGTGCTCGAGGAGGAGAATTTCGGCGGCGGCCCGCTGCGCCGCGCCGACAACCTCGACCTCCTCGGCCGCACCTGGCGCGTCATCTCGCCGCTCGTTTATCGCGACATCGCCGACGCGCCGCAGTCGTGGTTCAATTTCGAAAAACTCGTCGCCCCCGATTCCATCGCCCGGCTCCGCGCGCAAGTCCACGCTGCGCACCTCGCGCCCGCGAAAACCGCGGCGTGGCTCGATGACGGCGGTTTCTCGTCCGACATCGCCGCGGCCACCACGCACTTCGCCGTCGCGGACGCCGAGGGCAATTTCGTCTGCGCCACGCAATCGCAGAGCCTGCATTTCGGTGCCGGCGTCGTTCCGCCCGGCACGGGCGTCGTGATGAACGATTCGATGAGCAACTTCTCCTTCAGCGAGCCGCGCAGCCTGAACTACCTCGCGCCCGGCCGGCGCGCGCGCAGCACGATCTCGCCGCTCATCGCGGTTCACGACGGCAAACCGGTTTTCGCGATGGGCATCCCGGGCGCCGCCCGCATCCCGACGGCGATGTTGCAGGCACTGATCGATCGGATCGTGCTGAACCGCCCGTTTGCCGACGCCATCGGCGACACACGCATTCATTGGGACAACAACTGGCGCCGCGGCGACGACGACACCGTCGAAGCCGAACGCTCGCTCCCCGAGTCCGAGGTGGCCGCGCTCCGCGCGCTCGGCTGGAAAGTCGATCTCAGCGAAGCTCCCGGCACCGGCCGCCGCTTCGGCGGCATCAACGTCATCGAACGCCACGCCGACGGCAGCTACGCCGGCTACGCCGACCCGCGCCGCACGAATGCCGCGGCCGGCTACTGAACTCGCGCCCCTCGTCGCCCCCGGTCTTCGCTCTGGCGGTTTCGGCAAATGTAACCTATTAGGTTACATTTGCCGGCGCCCGCTCGCGGCCAAGCACGGTAGGTCAGCGCGCCGGCGAGCGATTTCACACGGACGCGGCGATGGCGCCGGTTGGAATACTGATGCCCAGCCCCATGCATCGGTCCGGTTGCTCCGTCTCACGTCGACGAATCGCCGCCGCTGTCGAAAACGACGAGCAACGTAAGCAGAGCGAGGATGAACACGGCGAGCATGAGTGCGCGATCAGCATATCCGACCGCGCTCCTGCAGGGAAATGCCTCTGCAGGGCATGCCGCCATACCGGGGCGCTATCGCTTGCGGCGCGGCGAGACCGGTTTCTCAAGGTCGCGGACGGCGTGGCGGCGCAACACGGCGATGAACTGCTCGAGCAGCTTGGATTTCTCGTCGCGGTGCCAGACGGCGCAGAGTTCGACCGGCGGGCAATCGGTCGCGACGGCGCACAGGCCCGGGCCCATCGCTTCGACCATGTGCTCCGGCATGATCGCGATGCCGTAGCCACTGGCGACACGTCCGGCGATGCCTTCCAGCGTGGTGCCGGTCGGCCCGATGATCGGCGTGAATCCGCTCCAGCGGCACAGCCGGTTGAAATAGCTGCGGTATTGCGCCGATTCCTTGGGATCGACCGTGATCCAAGTTTCCTCCGCCAGCTCGGCCAGTCGCACCGAGGGGAGCGCGGCGAAGGCGTGTCCGCTGGGCATGACCACCATGAGCTGCGAGCTGAGAATATCGAGGCACTCGAGTTCGCGGCGGTTGCCGAGGAGTTCGCGCACCATGAAACCGAGGTGCACGCGGCGGTTCACGATCAAGGCGAGCTGGTCGTGGACGCGGCGGTCGTGCAGCACGACGTCGATGCGCGGGTGGAGCTGGCGGAACTCGTTCAACGCCGCGGGCACGATGCGCCCGCCGAGGTGCCAGTCGTTGCACACGATCAGTTCGCCGGCGCTGCCGTCGGTGACTTCGCGCACGGACGCGGCGGCCATGTCGACCTGGGCGAGGATCTTGCAGGTGTGCGCGTAATAGGTGCGGCCGGTGTCGGTGAGGCGCACGCGCATGTGATTGCGATCGAGCAGCGTCGTGCCGAGCTCGTCCTCGAGCGCGCGGATCTGGCGGCTGAGCGCCGGCTGGGCC
This window of the Candidatus Didemnitutus sp. genome carries:
- a CDS encoding gamma-glutamyltransferase family protein, which codes for MSRAFLVLRPRFSVLCLLSSVVALAATAAVPVRVEPVTAPHGMVVAGHPEAAQAGVEILKAGGNAIDAAVAVSLALGVAEPYGSGLGGKLMLLYHDAKSGRTFAIDAMDAAPSVDVAAYVKRPDEVRNYGYGSVAVPGLAAGLALAHEKWGRLKWADDVAPSIALARRGFLVLPKTRDFFAEQEKKLRRGDAEIARLYLPNRELPVVGTRLANADLAHTLELVAAHGRDGFYQGPVAAALVAASQRGGGAITLDDLAHYEARISEPLVLDFHGYRLLAAPPPASGPALFLTIMKVLEEENFGGGPLRRADNLDLLGRTWRVISPLVYRDIADAPQSWFNFEKLVAPDSIARLRAQVHAAHLAPAKTAAWLDDGGFSSDIAAATTHFAVADAEGNFVCATQSQSLHFGAGVVPPGTGVVMNDSMSNFSFSEPRSLNYLAPGRRARSTISPLIAVHDGKPVFAMGIPGAARIPTAMLQALIDRIVLNRPFADAIGDTRIHWDNNWRRGDDDTVEAERSLPESEVAALRALGWKVDLSEAPGTGRRFGGINVIERHADGSYAGYADPRRTNAAAGY
- a CDS encoding LysR family transcriptional regulator, which encodes MELRHLRYFKAVAELLNFSRAAEQLRVAQPALSRQIRALEDELGTTLLDRNHMRVRLTDTGRTYYAHTCKILAQVDMAAASVREVTDGSAGELIVCNDWHLGGRIVPAALNEFRQLHPRIDVVLHDRRVHDQLALIVNRRVHLGFMVRELLGNRRELECLDILSSQLMVVMPSGHAFAALPSVRLAELAEETWITVDPKESAQYRSYFNRLCRWSGFTPIIGPTGTTLEGIAGRVASGYGIAIMPEHMVEAMGPGLCAVATDCPPVELCAVWHRDEKSKLLEQFIAVLRRHAVRDLEKPVSPRRKR